Proteins found in one Chloroflexota bacterium genomic segment:
- a CDS encoding FtsQ-type POTRA domain-containing protein encodes MRKQVIKRHSRFNRPKTRLLLPGDAGFRRRNYTKRLLVWLRQRSLYFLLLALLVWLGHFLLTSPRFQVQEAKIIGNKMLSVEQVAEAAAVRDKNIFLISQKTIGQALLGNLRTLKSVNIHSALPNQVTIEVTEWQPAYIWKVGQNLYVVSREGIVVGTTATLGLPIGIVDVDGEPVKIGDQVDREALATAEILFNRLPTVSGVTAKYFEYSHTQGIIAPIEPGIRVCFGRQGDLESKMLLLKSILDKAKQDNLKMQFIDLRFKGQAYFR; translated from the coding sequence GTGCGGAAACAGGTGATTAAAAGGCACAGCCGGTTTAATCGTCCAAAGACAAGGCTGCTGTTGCCAGGCGATGCTGGTTTTCGGCGAAGAAACTATACAAAGAGGTTGCTGGTTTGGCTGCGCCAGAGATCGCTCTATTTTCTCTTACTTGCTCTCCTTGTTTGGCTGGGTCACTTTCTATTGACCTCGCCTCGCTTCCAGGTGCAGGAGGCGAAGATCATCGGTAACAAGATGCTCTCCGTAGAACAGGTAGCCGAAGCAGCAGCCGTCCGGGACAAGAATATCTTTCTTATCAGCCAAAAGACCATAGGGCAGGCACTGCTAGGAAATCTGCGAACGCTTAAGAGCGTAAATATACACAGCGCCCTGCCCAATCAGGTTACCATCGAAGTGACAGAGTGGCAACCGGCCTATATCTGGAAAGTTGGACAAAACTTATATGTGGTATCCAGGGAGGGCATCGTTGTTGGAACTACCGCTACCCTCGGTCTGCCCATCGGCATCGTCGATGTCGATGGCGAACCGGTAAAGATCGGAGACCAGGTGGATCGTGAGGCCCTGGCCACAGCTGAGATTCTGTTCAACAGATTGCCCACTGTATCCGGAGTCACGGCCAAATATTTTGAATATTCCCACACCCAGGGGATTATCGCTCCTATTGAGCCAGGTATCAGGGTTTGCTTTGGGAGGCAAGGGGACCTTGAAAGTAAAATGTTGCTGCTAAAGTCCATTCTGGACAAAGCCAAACAAGACAACTTGAAGATGCAGTTCATCGATCTGCGCTTCAAAGGGCAGGCATATTTCCGTTAA
- a CDS encoding UDP-N-acetylglucosamine--N-acetylmuramyl-(pentapeptide) pyrophosphoryl-undecaprenol N-acetylglucosamine transferase has protein sequence MRLIITGGGTGGHVYPALAVISELLGAEPEMHVELPGVQAAEERAGVKLLYLGNRAGMEADIVARLNLPFRGITAGAVRGRSPLAIFLNLIRTGVGLWQSLRIIRSFQPDVILATGGYVCVPVAVAGWLARVPILVYLPDIKPGLAVKFLARLATRIAVTVNDSRSLLPTDKVIVTGYPLKRRSPSASKLEARKQLSLPETERVMLIMGGSRGAQSINKAVAAALPDLLAIGYIIHISGQQDWGWLEKRRNGLSVEDRKRYRLYPYLYEELETALTAADLVVSRAGASSLGYFPLFGLASILIPYPYAGGHQEANADYLVSRGAALKIEDYELADGALPTAIKQLLEDESLRCSLADRASHLAIPDAARRIAETLCHLAGQELVRSHV, from the coding sequence ATGCGTCTGATCATCACTGGGGGTGGTACGGGGGGTCACGTTTACCCGGCCCTGGCTGTCATCAGTGAGTTGCTTGGAGCAGAGCCGGAGATGCACGTTGAATTACCTGGTGTTCAGGCTGCTGAAGAGCGGGCGGGCGTGAAACTGCTCTATCTGGGTAATAGGGCCGGGATGGAAGCGGATATCGTAGCGCGCCTCAACCTTCCCTTCCGGGGCATCACGGCCGGTGCGGTACGAGGACGGTCGCCCCTGGCCATCTTCTTGAATCTGATTAGAACAGGTGTTGGCCTGTGGCAATCATTACGAATTATACGTAGCTTCCAGCCAGATGTCATCCTGGCCACCGGTGGTTATGTTTGTGTGCCAGTTGCAGTGGCAGGTTGGCTGGCGCGTGTGCCTATCCTTGTCTATCTACCCGATATTAAACCTGGCTTGGCCGTGAAGTTCCTGGCCAGGTTGGCCACCAGGATCGCGGTCACTGTGAACGATTCACGCTCACTTTTGCCGACAGATAAGGTGATCGTCACCGGTTATCCGCTCAAGAGGAGATCACCCTCGGCCAGTAAATTAGAAGCGAGGAAACAGCTCAGTCTTCCTGAAACGGAGAGGGTTATGCTCATTATGGGGGGAAGCCGTGGGGCTCAAAGCATCAACAAGGCCGTCGCGGCCGCCTTACCAGATCTTTTAGCTATCGGCTATATCATTCATATTAGTGGCCAGCAGGATTGGGGTTGGCTAGAGAAGAGGCGCAACGGACTATCAGTGGAGGATCGTAAGCGTTATAGACTCTACCCCTATTTGTATGAAGAGCTGGAGACGGCCTTGACTGCGGCTGATCTGGTAGTATCCAGGGCAGGTGCATCTAGTCTGGGATATTTCCCCCTTTTTGGCTTGGCCAGCATCTTGATACCCTATCCATACGCTGGTGGCCACCAGGAGGCAAATGCCGATTACTTAGTGAGCCGTGGTGCAGCTCTGAAAATAGAGGATTATGAATTGGCTGATGGAGCATTACCCACAGCTATAAAACAATTATTGGAGGACGAGTCGCTGCGCTGTAGCTTGGCCGATAGGGCCAGTCATCTAGCCATCCCTGATGCAGCCCGCAGGATTGCCGAGACGCTATGTCACTTAGCCGGGCAGGAATTGGTGAGGTCTCATGTTTGA
- the murC gene encoding UDP-N-acetylmuramate--L-alanine ligase, with the protein MFEVKRQIHFVGIGGAGMSTIAEVLLQAGHVISGSDLYPSAITARLAALGARIAYGHSDKNIGEANLVIVSSAIPQKNPEMQAARRRGIPILKRAEALGELTRRQQTIAVAGTHGKTTTSAMISLILEQGGLDPTILVGGEIIGLNAKLGHGAYLVAEADEFDGSFWQLSPWIAIVTNVEADHLDFYGHYNAVQSAFSRFLALVPTDGYGVLCWDDPILQTIAGSCHAEVVSYGFSEDACWRATDVHQNALGGNSFVLCKGGQNIGEIDLRLPGRHNVSNALAAITVSSLLKVDLSLIKKALVIFKGTRRRLELKGTVGGITIYDDYAHHPSEIVATLKAIRENHSSRLWVVFQPHTYHRTKCFLDQFAASFGLADVVIVTDIYLPPGREADTLGIGAPDLVAAMNHRGARYIGDLEEAASYVSHEAQAGDVILTMGAGDIYQVAERVLTDLRRQWEG; encoded by the coding sequence ATGTTTGAAGTTAAGAGACAGATACACTTCGTGGGGATTGGTGGGGCCGGTATGAGCACCATCGCCGAAGTCTTGCTCCAGGCTGGACATGTCATCTCTGGTTCTGATCTATATCCCTCTGCTATAACAGCCAGGCTAGCCGCCCTTGGGGCCAGGATTGCCTATGGCCACTCGGACAAGAACATCGGCGAAGCCAACTTAGTCATCGTCTCATCAGCCATCCCGCAGAAGAATCCTGAGATGCAGGCAGCACGGCGGCGTGGCATCCCTATCCTTAAACGGGCTGAGGCGCTTGGTGAACTGACCAGGCGACAACAGACCATCGCTGTGGCCGGCACCCATGGTAAAACGACGACTAGTGCAATGATATCTTTAATCTTGGAACAGGGTGGGCTCGACCCCACGATCCTGGTTGGCGGTGAGATCATCGGCCTTAATGCCAAACTGGGGCACGGTGCCTATCTAGTAGCCGAGGCTGACGAGTTCGATGGCTCTTTCTGGCAGCTGTCGCCCTGGATCGCTATCGTAACTAACGTGGAGGCGGATCATCTCGATTTTTACGGCCATTACAATGCTGTGCAGAGCGCCTTTAGCCGTTTCTTAGCTCTCGTGCCTACCGATGGCTATGGTGTTCTTTGTTGGGATGATCCCATCTTGCAGACCATTGCCGGGTCGTGCCACGCTGAAGTGGTAAGCTATGGATTTAGTGAGGACGCTTGCTGGCGAGCGACTGATGTGCATCAAAATGCCCTTGGAGGCAACAGCTTTGTACTATGTAAAGGGGGCCAGAATATTGGAGAGATCGACCTGCGCCTTCCCGGGCGGCATAACGTAAGTAATGCTCTCGCAGCCATCACTGTTTCCTCTTTACTTAAGGTAGATCTCTCCCTGATAAAGAAGGCGCTGGTTATCTTCAAAGGTACACGGCGGCGCCTGGAATTGAAGGGCACTGTCGGTGGAATTACCATTTATGATGACTACGCTCACCACCCCTCCGAGATCGTGGCCACCCTGAAAGCAATTCGGGAGAATCACTCCAGTCGGCTGTGGGTCGTTTTTCAGCCGCACACTTACCATCGTACAAAGTGCTTCTTGGATCAATTCGCTGCCTCCTTTGGGTTGGCTGATGTAGTTATTGTCACCGATATTTACCTGCCACCAGGCCGCGAAGCAGATACTCTGGGCATTGGCGCGCCTGATCTGGTGGCAGCGATGAATCACCGAGGTGCGAGGTACATAGGTGATCTGGAAGAGGCAGCGAGCTACGTCTCTCACGAGGCACAGGCCGGAGATGTGATCTTGACCATGGGTGCCGGAGATATCTACCAAGTGGCAGAGCGAGTCCTCACCGATCTACGTCGCCAATGGGAAGGATAG
- the ftsA gene encoding cell division protein FtsA: MSKGKTIVGIDAGTTKVSTLIGEVGADGSIHVIGVGICPSRGLRKGVVVNIDETVESIGMSVEKAERVSGYKIVSAYVGIAGGHIASLNNRGVVAVSHPDRSITQEDVQRAIEAARVINVPSNREIIHTIPRHFIVDGQEGVKNPIGMIGYRLDVETHIVTGAVTAIQNLTKCVHKLGIDIDEIVLEPLASSEAVLTDEEREMGVVMADIGGGTTELAIFIDGSAWHTAIIPVGGNHISNDIAVGLRTPLAMADDLKIKWGHALSTNINENDRIEITTFGRAQKEEVPRSALCEVIEARLQEIFALIEAEIKRSGYDGLLPAGLVLTGGTSELPGIAELARDMLQLPVRIGTPSGIHGLIDSLTSAAYSTSVGLLLWGARFGDEPSAVRSFGHSRGTAIKQMSRIKEGVSVYGRVKNWFKAFLP, from the coding sequence GTGTCCAAGGGCAAGACCATAGTAGGAATCGACGCTGGTACAACTAAAGTATCTACCCTTATCGGCGAAGTTGGCGCGGATGGCAGCATCCATGTTATCGGCGTTGGGATCTGTCCCTCACGGGGGCTCCGCAAAGGCGTCGTCGTCAATATTGATGAGACGGTAGAGTCTATTGGGATGTCCGTCGAGAAAGCGGAACGAGTGTCTGGGTATAAGATTGTCAGTGCCTACGTTGGGATCGCCGGTGGACACATAGCCTCCTTGAACAACCGTGGCGTTGTGGCCGTCTCCCACCCAGATCGATCCATTACCCAGGAAGACGTGCAGAGGGCCATCGAGGCGGCAAGGGTGATCAATGTTCCCAGTAATCGAGAGATCATCCACACTATTCCGCGGCATTTCATAGTTGATGGTCAGGAAGGAGTCAAAAATCCGATTGGCATGATCGGCTATCGGCTCGATGTAGAGACCCATATTGTGACTGGCGCAGTAACAGCAATTCAGAATCTGACTAAGTGCGTCCACAAGTTAGGGATCGACATAGATGAGATTGTCCTTGAGCCACTGGCCTCCAGCGAGGCCGTTTTAACCGACGAAGAACGAGAGATGGGGGTTGTGATGGCTGATATCGGTGGGGGTACGACGGAGTTAGCCATATTTATCGATGGTAGTGCCTGGCACACAGCTATCATACCCGTCGGAGGCAATCATATTAGCAACGACATCGCTGTTGGACTGCGTACCCCTTTGGCGATGGCCGATGATCTGAAAATCAAATGGGGGCATGCACTTAGCACTAATATTAACGAAAATGATAGGATTGAAATTACAACCTTTGGCCGTGCGCAAAAGGAAGAGGTACCCCGTTCTGCCCTTTGTGAAGTTATCGAAGCGCGTCTCCAGGAGATCTTCGCTCTCATTGAAGCAGAGATAAAGCGCTCCGGCTATGATGGTCTTTTACCTGCTGGGCTTGTACTGACCGGTGGGACAAGCGAGCTTCCAGGAATTGCTGAGCTGGCTCGGGACATGTTGCAGTTACCTGTCCGCATCGGCACACCCAGTGGTATCCATGGTCTGATCGATTCCCTGACAAGCGCAGCGTACTCGACAAGTGTAGGACTGCTCCTTTGGGGAGCGCGATTCGGTGATGAGCCATCTGCTGTGCGTTCCTTTGGCCATAGTCGAGGAACAGCCATTAAACAGATGAGCAGAATTAAGGAGGGAGTGAGCGTGTATGGGCGCGTGAAGAATTGGTTTAAGGCGTTCTTACCTTAA
- the ftsW gene encoding putative lipid II flippase FtsW, with product MIARREDQRTGKPDYILLGVVAALLVISVNMVYSASFVIAHNSPLYNSDTWFLTRQLLWAGIGSVGLLAMMQIDYHWWRRFTVPLTGIILVLLIVILLTRLGHAAYGAQRWLKLGPLSVQPSELAKLILIMYFADWLSRRRDRMADFSYSSLPFAVTLGTVAGLVLLQPDLGTSFLIVIIGLAMFFIAGADLRYFAAGLALGAAALVPLIALAGYRFRRIVAFLDPQSDPLGVGWHIIQTNIALGSGGLLGLGLGASRQKFYYLPSAHTDSIFAIIGEELGLIGTLTVLALFVLLAYRGYKIILQAPDAFGKLLASGITCWLTFQALLNIAVVTSTIPFTGITLPFVSFGGSSLVVSMAAVGLLLNISKHRPVFRPQKSRHRGAEPLSVEE from the coding sequence ATGATTGCACGACGAGAAGATCAAAGGACTGGTAAGCCGGATTATATCCTCTTAGGTGTCGTCGCGGCGTTGCTGGTTATTAGCGTAAATATGGTTTACAGTGCCAGCTTCGTGATCGCTCACAATAGCCCCCTCTACAATAGCGACACTTGGTTTCTTACCCGACAGCTTCTATGGGCTGGCATCGGCAGTGTAGGGCTATTAGCTATGATGCAGATTGATTATCATTGGTGGAGGCGTTTCACGGTGCCTCTCACTGGAATTATACTCGTTTTACTGATTGTTATTCTGCTTACTCGGTTAGGGCATGCGGCCTACGGTGCTCAACGTTGGTTAAAGCTGGGACCGTTATCCGTACAACCAAGCGAATTAGCCAAATTGATCCTCATCATGTATTTTGCCGACTGGCTATCGCGCCGCCGGGATCGTATGGCTGACTTTTCCTATAGTTCGCTACCCTTTGCCGTGACCCTTGGCACGGTGGCTGGATTGGTATTGTTACAGCCGGATCTGGGCACCTCTTTCCTTATCGTCATCATCGGTTTGGCCATGTTTTTTATTGCGGGTGCGGACCTTCGTTACTTTGCAGCTGGACTTGCCCTTGGAGCAGCTGCTTTAGTTCCGCTTATCGCTTTGGCAGGCTATCGATTCAGGAGGATCGTCGCCTTTCTAGATCCTCAGAGTGATCCCCTCGGTGTTGGCTGGCATATTATTCAAACGAATATCGCCCTGGGATCTGGGGGGCTTCTTGGTCTCGGATTGGGAGCCAGTCGCCAGAAGTTTTATTATTTACCCAGTGCTCATACTGATTCTATTTTCGCCATCATTGGCGAGGAGTTAGGACTGATTGGAACCTTAACCGTTCTGGCGCTGTTCGTTCTGCTGGCTTACCGTGGCTACAAGATAATATTGCAGGCTCCTGACGCCTTCGGGAAACTGCTCGCCTCAGGCATCACCTGCTGGCTGACATTTCAGGCCCTGCTTAATATCGCTGTAGTTACATCAACGATTCCATTTACCGGCATCACCCTGCCCTTTGTAAGCTTTGGTGGGTCATCCCTTGTTGTCTCAATGGCCGCTGTTGGCCTGCTACTGAATATTTCAAAGCATAGACCGGTATTTCGGCCACAGAAGAGTCGCCATAGGGGCGCTGAACCACTCTCGGTGGAGGAGTAG
- the nrdR gene encoding transcriptional regulator NrdR — MQCPYCGHGDSKVVDSRELDQAIRRRRECLKCGLRFTTYERVEQARLLVVKKDGRREEFDSHKLFEGIRKACTKRPISVDRMQQLVDEIELELFKMGQPEVPSQVIGEMVMSRLRQLDEVAYVRFASVYRQFTDVESLIAEIEELREWKRRALEDKRQLELKL, encoded by the coding sequence ATGCAGTGTCCATACTGCGGGCATGGTGACTCAAAAGTCGTTGATTCGCGGGAGCTGGATCAGGCTATAAGACGACGGCGCGAGTGCTTAAAGTGCGGGCTTAGATTCACTACCTATGAAAGAGTAGAACAGGCCAGGTTATTAGTGGTGAAGAAGGATGGTCGGCGGGAAGAATTCGATAGTCATAAGCTATTTGAGGGTATCCGCAAGGCCTGCACCAAGCGTCCCATATCGGTCGATCGGATGCAGCAGCTCGTGGATGAGATCGAGCTGGAACTTTTTAAGATGGGACAGCCAGAGGTTCCCAGCCAGGTAATTGGGGAAATGGTTATGTCTCGCCTACGGCAACTGGATGAGGTTGCTTATGTACGATTCGCTTCCGTTTACCGCCAATTTACGGACGTGGAAAGCCTCATCGCCGAAATAGAAGAACTTCGAGAGTGGAAAAGAAGGGCGCTTGAGGATAAGCGTCAGCTTGAGTTGAAACTCTGA
- a CDS encoding D-alanine--D-alanine ligase, which yields MAKLRIGVIFGGRSSEHEISLLSAASVIKAIDPNKYDVVPIGITKEGRWLISGDPLKALLAGVTASGEDTALRADPTQRGMIIFETAKSGPTDQRIDVIFPILHGPYGEDGTVQGFLEMADVPYVGAGVLASAVAMDKAITKALFKERGLPVAQFIVVRRKEWQQNPTKIVECIEKTLGYPCFVKPTNLGSSVGVTKVHQREELVPAIDLAASYDRKILIEQAVVDCREIECSVLGNDDPIASIPGEIVPAREFYDYESKYVNERTQLIIPADLPEGIIREVQYLAIEAFKTLDCTGMARVDFLITKDGSKIYVNEVNTIPGFTAVSMYPKLWETSGINYRELIDRLIELAIERHTEKRQLMT from the coding sequence GTGGCTAAGCTTAGGATAGGTGTCATTTTTGGAGGGCGCTCCAGCGAGCATGAGATCTCGCTGCTATCTGCTGCCTCTGTAATAAAGGCTATTGATCCTAATAAATATGATGTAGTGCCTATTGGGATCACCAAGGAAGGCCGTTGGCTGATCTCCGGTGACCCGCTGAAAGCACTCCTGGCCGGCGTGACAGCGAGTGGTGAAGATACTGCCCTGCGGGCCGATCCAACCCAAAGGGGAATGATCATTTTCGAGACAGCGAAGTCGGGCCCTACTGATCAGAGGATAGATGTGATTTTTCCTATTTTACATGGCCCATATGGTGAGGATGGTACTGTCCAGGGGTTCTTAGAGATGGCTGATGTTCCCTATGTTGGGGCTGGCGTCTTAGCCTCCGCTGTAGCTATGGATAAGGCCATCACCAAGGCTCTTTTTAAAGAGCGTGGTCTTCCTGTGGCCCAGTTCATTGTAGTTAGACGAAAGGAATGGCAACAGAATCCAACAAAGATTGTCGAGTGTATCGAGAAAACGCTCGGTTACCCCTGTTTTGTTAAACCGACGAATCTCGGCTCGAGTGTGGGAGTAACGAAGGTTCATCAGCGGGAGGAGCTGGTTCCAGCCATAGATTTGGCTGCCTCTTACGACCGCAAGATATTGATTGAGCAGGCCGTCGTTGATTGTCGCGAGATAGAATGCAGCGTGCTTGGAAATGATGACCCTATCGCCTCGATACCAGGTGAAATTGTACCGGCACGTGAGTTCTACGACTACGAGTCTAAGTACGTTAACGAGCGTACGCAACTAATAATCCCAGCGGATTTGCCAGAAGGGATCATTCGGGAGGTACAATACCTGGCTATCGAGGCTTTCAAGACCCTTGATTGCACTGGTATGGCACGGGTCGACTTCCTTATCACCAAAGATGGCTCAAAAATCTATGTTAACGAGGTAAACACGATCCCTGGCTTCACGGCCGTGAGTATGTATCCAAAGCTATGGGAGACGAGCGGTATCAACTATAGGGAATTGATTGATCGCTTGATCGAACTGGCCATCGAGCGACACACTGAGAAACGCCAGCTTATGACCTGA
- the ftsZ gene encoding cell division protein FtsZ — protein sequence MFPELNAERGRREMATEVDTDLFASIKVVGIGGGGSNAVNRMIEADMRGIEFIAVNTDAQALARAEAARKVHIGEKMTKGLGAGGNPIIGAKAAEESSELLFEALKDADMVFICAGMGGGTGTGAAPVIAQVAQEQGALTVAVVTKPFSFEGARRRLVAEEGIAQLKDKVDALITIPNDRLLQVVERKTSLESAFRIADDVLRQGIQGIAELITVPGIINLDFADVRSVMAQAGSALMAIGRAEGEARAIDAAKEAIASPLLEVSIEGAKGVLFNVTGGPDLTLFEVTEAADIIAKAAHPDANIIFGAVIDQRMQGEIKITVIATGFDGKPSIVKPVTPTKLREVPLPNFESDDLDIPAFLRRR from the coding sequence ATGTTTCCAGAGTTAAACGCTGAAAGGGGGCGGCGAGAGATGGCAACAGAGGTTGACACAGACTTATTTGCAAGCATAAAGGTGGTTGGCATAGGGGGTGGCGGAAGCAATGCTGTGAACCGCATGATAGAAGCAGACATGCGGGGAATTGAGTTTATCGCAGTGAACACCGACGCCCAGGCCCTGGCCAGAGCGGAGGCTGCCCGTAAGGTTCATATTGGCGAGAAGATGACCAAGGGCTTGGGGGCAGGGGGCAACCCGATTATCGGCGCCAAGGCAGCCGAGGAATCCAGCGAATTACTCTTCGAGGCTCTGAAGGATGCCGATATGGTGTTTATCTGTGCTGGTATGGGTGGGGGCACCGGCACCGGTGCTGCTCCTGTGATCGCTCAGGTTGCCCAGGAGCAGGGCGCGTTAACTGTAGCGGTCGTAACCAAACCATTCAGCTTCGAGGGTGCCAGACGGCGTTTGGTGGCCGAGGAGGGGATCGCCCAGCTGAAAGATAAGGTTGATGCGTTGATCACTATCCCTAACGACCGGCTTCTTCAGGTGGTGGAGCGAAAGACTTCGCTCGAATCGGCCTTCCGGATCGCCGATGATGTGCTGCGCCAGGGAATCCAGGGCATCGCTGAACTCATCACTGTACCTGGCATTATCAATCTCGATTTTGCCGATGTTAGATCAGTTATGGCTCAAGCTGGCTCAGCTCTAATGGCTATCGGGCGGGCCGAAGGTGAAGCGCGCGCTATTGATGCGGCCAAAGAAGCGATAGCTAGTCCACTCCTGGAGGTCTCCATCGAAGGGGCTAAAGGCGTGCTTTTCAATGTCACCGGTGGACCTGACTTAACCCTATTTGAGGTGACCGAAGCGGCCGATATCATTGCCAAAGCGGCCCATCCCGATGCCAACATCATTTTTGGGGCAGTGATTGATCAGCGGATGCAGGGTGAGATAAAGATCACGGTGATCGCTACAGGCTTTGATGGTAAGCCGTCCATAGTAAAGCCGGTAACACCTACTAAACTGCGTGAGGTACCCCTGCCGAATTTCGAGAGTGATGACCTGGATATCCCCGCCTTCCTGCGGCGCCGTTAA
- the murB gene encoding UDP-N-acetylmuramate dehydrogenase: protein MGQSTVLEKLRLICRDRLTINEPMRRHTSFGIGGPAEFYTVAESAAELGHLVTAARHLGLPYLVIGSGSNLLVSDKGISGLVIRNRARHFKRKINDDGEGVVLQVESGASLAAVTQQTARAGLAGLEFGAGIPGTMGGAIVNNAGAYDGCVGDALRRVSLLEPDGCIAQVPVEDLHLKYRSSRFRIDPFKQEVILSAEFILHSGDARMLCEKIRQQRLARLLMQPMEPSAGSIFKNPPGQAAARLIERAGLKGKRYGDAQISLKHANFIVNLGKATAQEVMSLIDICSEQVYKHFGVILELEVELVGEW from the coding sequence ATGGGCCAAAGTACCGTGCTTGAGAAATTACGATTGATCTGTCGAGATCGGCTAACTATAAACGAACCGATGCGACGGCATACTAGTTTTGGGATTGGCGGGCCGGCTGAGTTCTACACTGTAGCCGAAAGCGCCGCAGAGCTGGGTCATCTCGTTACCGCTGCCCGACACCTAGGTTTACCTTACCTGGTCATAGGTAGTGGCAGCAATCTACTCGTCTCTGATAAAGGTATCAGTGGCCTGGTAATTCGTAATAGAGCCAGACATTTCAAGCGGAAGATAAACGATGATGGCGAAGGAGTGGTATTACAGGTTGAATCTGGCGCATCGTTAGCAGCAGTTACCCAACAGACGGCTAGGGCAGGCCTAGCTGGTCTGGAATTTGGAGCCGGTATACCTGGGACGATGGGTGGAGCCATTGTGAATAATGCTGGCGCTTACGATGGTTGCGTCGGAGACGCACTCCGTCGTGTATCTTTGCTTGAACCGGATGGTTGCATAGCACAAGTGCCAGTGGAGGATCTGCATCTCAAGTACCGTAGTAGCCGCTTTCGGATCGATCCATTTAAGCAGGAGGTGATCCTTTCGGCTGAGTTCATCCTGCATTCGGGAGATGCTCGTATGCTGTGCGAAAAGATTCGGCAACAACGTCTGGCCAGATTGCTGATGCAACCAATGGAGCCGAGCGCCGGTTCCATCTTTAAGAATCCTCCCGGGCAAGCGGCCGCACGCCTCATTGAGCGGGCAGGATTAAAGGGTAAGCGTTATGGCGATGCCCAGATTTCTCTCAAGCATGCAAATTTTATCGTTAACTTAGGTAAGGCGACAGCTCAAGAGGTCATGTCCTTGATCGATATATGCAGTGAGCAAGTCTATAAACACTTTGGTGTGATCCTTGAGCTGGAAGTGGAGCTGGTCGGAGAGTGGTAA
- a CDS encoding DUF1290 domain-containing protein has product MWLPLIGLLMGIIIGLVFSLSIPLNYARYTATAILAALDSTLGATRAGLEGQYDNRVFISGLLANTLLAALLTYIGDRLGVELYFAAIVAFGTRLFNNLAVIRRRLLTRGRSGQEAG; this is encoded by the coding sequence ATGTGGTTACCGCTTATTGGTCTGCTCATGGGTATCATAATCGGGCTTGTCTTCTCACTATCAATTCCCCTGAACTACGCGCGTTATACAGCTACCGCTATCCTGGCAGCGCTGGATTCAACCTTAGGAGCCACCCGTGCTGGATTGGAAGGACAATATGATAACAGGGTTTTCATCTCAGGCCTTCTGGCCAATACTCTGCTAGCTGCTTTGCTCACTTACATTGGAGATCGCCTGGGGGTAGAGCTGTATTTTGCTGCAATTGTCGCCTTCGGTACGAGGCTATTCAATAATCTGGCCGTTATCCGACGGAGGTTGCTTACCCGTGGTCGCTCTGGGCAAGAGGCAGGTTAA